One Heyndrickxia oleronia genomic window, GCAAAAAAGATTTCGGCTCCTTCATTATCAGCAGCGACTACTTTTTTATCTATACCACCAATCCGCCCCACTGTTCCATCTGGATCGATCGTTCCTGTACCTGCAATACTATGACCTTTCGTAAGATCATTTTTGGTTAATTGATTGTAAATTTCTAAACTAAACATTAATCCGGCCGAAGGGCCACCAATACTTTCTGTTTTTAATTTTACTTTCGGATCTGAAATTATTTCACGATCATCGACAAGTCCTATTCCCATCCCGATTTTTCCCTCTGCATGATCAAATTTCGCTAATTGAATAGTTGAATTTTTTTCTTTTCCCTTCCTAACAAATGTAATCGTAATCGTATCAGCGACTTGTTTCTTTTGTACATAATCAATAAATTTCTCAGATGATTCAAAAGAATGACCGTCAATTTTAGTAATTCGATCACCAGGCTTTAATACTTTTGCAGCTGGCATATCTGGATACACATCAAGAACATAAACGCCTTTATAATTAGAATCAACAAACTTCCCTGCTCTAGAATATGCTACTTGAATAGCATTATTTTTCGAAGACTCCATTAAATATAATTGATAAACATTATACTCTTCTTCAGTTTGATCTTTATCTCGAACTTCATTTAGAGGAACAATATCTTCATATT contains:
- a CDS encoding SepM family pheromone-processing serine protease, giving the protein MKRKIWTRIIFVVLIILLALTFYQLPFYVEKPGMAHELDTVVQVENGYHDKGKLMLTTVRMGRANIYNYLLAKVKKYEDIVPLNEVRDKDQTEEEYNVYQLYLMESSKNNAIQVAYSRAGKFVDSNYKGVYVLDVYPDMPAAKVLKPGDRITKIDGHSFESSEKFIDYVQKKQVADTITITFVRKGKEKNSTIQLAKFDHAEGKIGMGIGLVDDREIISDPKVKLKTESIGGPSAGLMFSLEIYNQLTKNDLTKGHSIAGTGTIDPDGTVGRIGGIDKKVVAADNEGAEIFFAPDDEITPEMKKAYPNIQSNYKEAVKAAKDIGTKMKIVPVKTFDDALNYLKALK